In the genome of Croceimicrobium hydrocarbonivorans, one region contains:
- a CDS encoding pirin family protein, with the protein MSNTDLIIPERSRDIGDFLVGRLLPFRKKRMVGPFIFIDHMGPTQLGPNHYMDVDQHPHIGLATLTFLLEGEVEHRDSLGTQQIIRPGSVNWMVAGSGVSHTERTPAHLRNGNIFTVHGYQIWVALPKDLEKVEPSFHHFDSDDLPQWQDGPNQWKLVAGEAFGRKSPVPVHSPLFMLELNCETDSEIDLQGQLKGEIGICVVEGKVWACDQEVEAGNLLVSKDENACKLKIAANSHILFFGGEAFPESRNIYWNFVSSETQLIEEAKEKWQQHDWPKVDGDSSYVPLPEIS; encoded by the coding sequence ATGTCGAATACAGACCTAATTATTCCTGAAAGGAGTCGTGATATTGGCGACTTCCTGGTTGGCAGACTTTTACCTTTTCGCAAGAAACGAATGGTAGGCCCATTTATCTTCATTGACCATATGGGCCCCACCCAATTAGGACCTAATCATTATATGGATGTGGATCAGCATCCCCATATTGGATTGGCAACTTTAACCTTTTTATTGGAGGGCGAGGTAGAACATCGCGACAGCTTGGGGACTCAGCAAATAATTCGCCCGGGCTCCGTAAACTGGATGGTAGCCGGATCCGGGGTAAGCCACACCGAAAGAACCCCAGCACATTTGCGCAATGGAAATATCTTCACGGTGCATGGCTATCAAATATGGGTGGCTTTGCCTAAGGATCTAGAAAAAGTAGAACCCTCTTTTCATCATTTCGATAGTGATGATTTACCCCAGTGGCAAGATGGCCCTAATCAATGGAAATTAGTCGCTGGCGAAGCCTTTGGTCGCAAATCACCAGTCCCAGTGCACTCCCCGCTTTTTATGCTGGAGTTAAACTGTGAAACAGATTCCGAAATCGACCTGCAAGGTCAGCTAAAGGGTGAAATTGGAATTTGCGTGGTAGAAGGTAAAGTATGGGCTTGCGACCAAGAGGTGGAAGCAGGTAATCTTTTAGTTTCAAAAGATGAAAATGCATGCAAATTGAAGATTGCTGCAAATAGCCATATATTATTCTTCGGTGGTGAAGCCTTCCCTGAATCTCGCAACATTTATTGGAATTTTGTTTCGAGCGAAACCCAATTAATTGAAGAGGCCAAAGAAAAATGGCAACAGCACGATTGGCCTAAAGTTGATGGCGACAGCAGTTATGTTCCTCTCCCTGAAATCTCTTAA
- the pheT gene encoding phenylalanine--tRNA ligase subunit beta: MKISYNWLKEYLNTDLSPEKAAEYLTDTGLEVEGLEQIDTIKGGLRGVVIGEVLSCVPHPDADKLKVTEVNIGADEPVQIVCGAPNVAAGQKVPVATVGTEIYTEDGSFTIKKSKLRGQVSEGMICAEDELGLGESHDGIMILDPAAKVGSPAAEYFEIESDYVIEIGLTPNRTDAMSHYGVARDLRAALLRFNQGKPELKLPSVSAFKTERNDMPVSVRIENEEACYRYMGISIQGVKVEESPAWLQNRLRAIGLKPVNNIVDIGNYVLHETGHPMHAFDADKIAGKEIIIKNAVAGDKFITLDGSELELSDQDLMIWDAERPLVLAGVYGGQNSGVSSSTENVFLEVAYFDPVHIRKSAKRHALNTDSSFRYERGVDPEMTEYALKRAVTLIQEIAGGEVAMAIADEHPVKIQNQELTLNLDRMNSLIGEAIPTEMVRDILASLDIRIKAESGKNWHLEVPAYRRDVEREADVVEEVLRIYGFNAVPYDGPMRISVAQKSADDDARERDMISSLLSSLGYHEMMNNSLTKASYYEKYGFEPEASVAMLNPLSQDLAVMRQSMLFGGLEAVEYNSKRQRANLKFFEFGRCYRKKEAGFEEREDLALWLTGLAEDENWKQGSQASDFYQLKNAVLLLFERIGLSGYQESASDAAIFSEGLKWHRGKKVLAEIGKVNPGLLKSFDLKTAVFYAELNWEALVDAARKNSIVMSDLPKFPEVRRDLALLVDSNVKYGDLAQAAAKAGGKLLKAVNLFDVYEGKNLPEGKKSYALSFTLAHEEKTLNDKAVEQIMSKILASLEKQFGASLR; this comes from the coding sequence ATGAAGATCTCATACAATTGGCTTAAGGAGTATTTGAACACCGACCTCAGTCCAGAAAAAGCAGCGGAATATTTAACCGACACCGGATTAGAAGTTGAAGGTTTGGAGCAAATCGACACCATTAAAGGTGGCTTGCGCGGAGTTGTAATTGGAGAAGTACTAAGCTGCGTACCCCATCCAGATGCCGATAAACTTAAAGTTACAGAGGTAAATATTGGTGCCGATGAGCCGGTACAAATTGTATGTGGCGCCCCTAATGTGGCTGCCGGACAAAAAGTTCCCGTGGCTACGGTTGGTACCGAAATTTATACTGAGGACGGCTCCTTCACCATTAAGAAAAGCAAACTACGTGGCCAGGTTTCGGAAGGCATGATTTGCGCCGAAGATGAGCTGGGATTAGGCGAGAGCCACGATGGTATTATGATCTTAGACCCTGCCGCCAAAGTGGGTAGCCCTGCGGCAGAGTATTTCGAAATAGAGTCCGACTATGTAATTGAAATAGGACTTACCCCCAACCGTACCGACGCCATGAGTCATTACGGAGTAGCTCGTGATCTGCGTGCTGCTTTACTGCGATTTAATCAGGGGAAACCCGAATTAAAGCTTCCTTCCGTTTCGGCCTTTAAAACCGAACGCAATGATATGCCCGTTTCGGTGCGTATCGAAAATGAAGAAGCTTGTTATCGCTATATGGGTATCTCCATCCAAGGAGTAAAAGTGGAAGAGTCACCAGCCTGGTTACAAAACCGCTTAAGAGCCATTGGCTTAAAGCCGGTAAACAACATTGTGGATATAGGTAACTATGTTCTACACGAGACCGGCCACCCAATGCATGCCTTTGATGCCGATAAAATTGCTGGAAAGGAAATCATCATTAAAAATGCTGTGGCCGGCGATAAATTCATCACCCTCGATGGTAGTGAATTGGAATTAAGCGATCAGGATTTAATGATCTGGGATGCCGAACGCCCCTTGGTTTTAGCCGGTGTTTACGGTGGTCAGAACTCAGGCGTAAGCAGCAGCACTGAAAATGTATTTCTGGAAGTAGCTTATTTCGATCCGGTACACATTCGGAAAAGTGCTAAGCGTCATGCTCTGAATACCGATTCCTCTTTCCGCTATGAGCGAGGTGTGGATCCAGAAATGACCGAATACGCCTTAAAACGAGCGGTAACCTTAATTCAGGAAATTGCGGGTGGCGAAGTTGCTATGGCTATTGCCGATGAGCATCCGGTGAAGATTCAAAATCAGGAGCTCACTTTAAATTTAGATCGCATGAATAGCCTGATTGGTGAGGCCATCCCCACCGAAATGGTTCGCGATATTTTAGCTTCCTTGGATATCCGCATCAAGGCGGAGTCCGGTAAAAACTGGCACCTCGAAGTACCAGCTTACCGTCGTGATGTAGAACGTGAAGCCGATGTAGTAGAAGAAGTACTGCGTATCTATGGTTTCAATGCAGTACCCTACGATGGTCCCATGCGTATTTCAGTAGCTCAAAAAAGTGCCGATGATGATGCTCGTGAAAGAGATATGATCAGCAGCTTATTAAGTAGCCTGGGCTATCATGAAATGATGAACAACTCACTCACCAAAGCTTCTTATTACGAGAAGTACGGCTTTGAGCCCGAAGCGAGTGTGGCAATGCTCAACCCACTGAGTCAGGATTTGGCCGTAATGCGCCAATCTATGCTATTCGGTGGATTGGAAGCGGTTGAATACAATAGTAAACGCCAAAGAGCAAATCTTAAGTTTTTTGAATTTGGTCGTTGCTACCGTAAAAAGGAAGCTGGTTTTGAAGAACGCGAAGACCTAGCCCTGTGGTTAACCGGTTTAGCCGAAGATGAAAACTGGAAGCAAGGTTCCCAAGCCAGCGACTTTTACCAATTGAAAAATGCGGTTCTATTGCTTTTTGAACGCATCGGATTAAGTGGCTATCAAGAATCAGCTTCGGATGCCGCCATCTTTAGTGAAGGATTAAAATGGCATCGTGGCAAAAAGGTTTTAGCCGAAATTGGTAAGGTAAACCCTGGCCTACTTAAAAGCTTTGATCTGAAAACCGCCGTTTTCTATGCCGAACTAAATTGGGAAGCTTTAGTGGATGCTGCTCGTAAAAACAGCATTGTAATGAGCGACCTGCCTAAGTTCCCAGAAGTACGTCGCGACTTAGCTTTATTGGTGGACAGCAACGTGAAATACGGTGACTTAGCGCAAGCAGCAGCCAAAGCAGGTGGCAAGCTCCTAAAGGCAGTGAACCTCTTTGATGTGTACGAAGGCAAAAACTTACCGGAAGGAAAGAAATCCTACGCCTTAAGTTTCACCCTGGCTCATGAGGAAAAGACCCTTAATGATAAAGCAGTAGAGCAAATCATGTCTAAGATTCTGGCCAGCCTAGAGAAACAATTCGGAGCCAGCCTGCGTTAG
- a CDS encoding UpxY family transcription antiterminator yields the protein MSKTPSTPINWFALYTKPRAEKKVAERLKAKGCQVYAPTQTVIKQWSDRKKKIEEPFFKSYVFVQFELKDKFEILNTPGVVAQVTWLGKAAEIRAEEIEAIQEFLQAYQGVSIEQIDFEAGQKLRIKHGELEDEYGTVVRQNKHRVVLEIEKLGMALYAEVPKSQVENIEK from the coding sequence ATGTCCAAAACCCCAAGCACCCCAATTAATTGGTTCGCTCTTTACACCAAGCCCCGCGCCGAAAAAAAAGTTGCCGAGCGACTTAAAGCAAAAGGTTGTCAGGTTTATGCCCCCACCCAGACTGTAATTAAGCAATGGAGCGATCGCAAGAAGAAGATCGAAGAACCGTTCTTTAAAAGTTATGTCTTTGTTCAATTTGAGCTTAAGGATAAATTTGAAATCTTGAACACCCCAGGAGTGGTTGCTCAGGTAACCTGGTTGGGAAAAGCGGCAGAAATTCGGGCCGAAGAAATTGAAGCTATCCAAGAGTTTTTGCAAGCTTACCAAGGAGTTAGCATAGAACAAATTGATTTTGAAGCGGGACAAAAACTACGCATTAAACACGGCGAACTGGAAGATGAATACGGAACGGTAGTTCGCCAAAACAAGCATCGGGTGGTGCTCGAAATTGAAAAACTGGGAATGGCTTTATATGCCGAAGTCCCCAAAAGTCAAGTTGAAAATATTGAAAAATGA
- a CDS encoding DUF1015 domain-containing protein, with the protein MITLKPFRAYRPPRDKAYLVATRSYLTYTEEELDDKLNNNPFSFMHVINPKAGRALAPGKAKYDMVREGFELWCEEEIFLKDEQASYYLYSQVKDGNEYIGLIAAVSVEDYLEGRIKKHENTLSAREEMFTDYLEETGFNAEPVLLIYHDDFELNRLFARYIETRAEYEFTSTDRVFHRLWPITDSKDLELITAAFERQNCLYIADGHHRSASSARLAKRMQEKGKTVGAHQYFMAFLIGEEQMKIYDFNRLVINDSGKTKAQVLAELEHGFNIEPKHQETFHPQKIHEIGMYMDGEWFKLNPKIGSFDPNDAVGHLDAEILSRSILDPVFHIKDLKSDDRVDFVPGTYGLDYLKKAVDKGAYHLAFSLFPVSIEQIKQVSDEGKIMPPKSTYIEPKLRSGLVIYPINED; encoded by the coding sequence ATGATCACCCTCAAACCTTTTCGCGCTTATCGCCCACCGCGGGATAAGGCTTATTTAGTTGCTACCCGTTCCTACCTGACTTATACAGAAGAGGAACTGGACGATAAACTGAATAATAACCCTTTCAGTTTTATGCATGTCATAAATCCGAAAGCTGGACGTGCATTGGCCCCAGGAAAAGCCAAGTACGACATGGTTCGTGAAGGTTTTGAGCTTTGGTGTGAGGAGGAGATTTTCCTTAAGGATGAGCAGGCCTCCTATTATTTATACAGCCAGGTTAAGGATGGCAATGAATACATTGGCCTGATTGCAGCTGTAAGCGTTGAAGATTATTTAGAAGGGCGCATCAAAAAACATGAAAACACCCTCAGTGCCCGTGAGGAAATGTTTACCGATTACCTGGAAGAAACCGGCTTTAATGCTGAACCAGTATTGCTCATCTATCATGATGATTTTGAACTAAACCGCCTCTTCGCGCGCTATATCGAAACCAGGGCCGAATATGAATTCACCTCTACTGATCGGGTTTTTCATCGCCTTTGGCCCATAACAGACTCCAAAGATCTGGAACTAATTACGGCCGCGTTTGAGCGTCAAAACTGCCTTTATATTGCAGATGGTCATCATCGTAGTGCCAGTTCTGCTCGTTTGGCAAAGCGCATGCAGGAAAAAGGCAAAACAGTAGGGGCACATCAATATTTCATGGCCTTCCTGATTGGGGAAGAGCAAATGAAAATTTACGACTTCAACCGCCTGGTCATTAATGATAGTGGCAAGACCAAAGCTCAGGTCCTGGCCGAATTGGAACATGGTTTTAATATCGAACCCAAGCATCAGGAAACCTTCCACCCTCAAAAAATCCATGAAATTGGAATGTACATGGATGGGGAGTGGTTTAAACTGAACCCCAAGATTGGCAGCTTCGACCCCAATGATGCGGTGGGTCACTTGGATGCGGAGATATTAAGTCGCAGCATTCTGGATCCGGTATTCCACATTAAAGATCTGAAATCGGATGATCGGGTCGATTTTGTTCCCGGCACCTATGGTTTGGATTATTTGAAGAAGGCGGTAGACAAAGGAGCTTACCACCTGGCCTTTAGCTTATTCCCTGTAAGCATCGAGCAGATTAAACAGGTAAGTGATGAAGGTAAAATTATGCCTCCTAAAAGCACCTATATCGAACCTAAACTGAGAAGTGGTTTGGTAATTTATCCGATTAACGAGGATTAA
- a CDS encoding DUF6702 family protein: MPQLILVLISLCLPRHDFHVSIAQVEYKDQEMQCTLRLFREDLENHLEKDLAYSLKLGEADEHPSADSLVAAYISQEFNLKIGPKSLKQNYLGKEVEVEMIYLYFFYPCPEKPAELVVRNSVFFDSFDDQSNIVNVRIGDELRSAYLTSAESEKKLVF; encoded by the coding sequence ATGCCTCAGTTAATTTTAGTTCTAATTAGTCTTTGTCTGCCGCGCCATGATTTTCATGTGAGTATTGCTCAAGTGGAGTATAAGGATCAAGAAATGCAATGCACCCTTCGGCTTTTTCGGGAAGACCTGGAAAATCACCTCGAAAAGGATCTTGCCTATTCTTTGAAATTGGGTGAGGCCGATGAGCATCCCAGTGCGGATAGCTTGGTGGCGGCTTATATTTCACAAGAATTTAATCTGAAGATTGGCCCTAAGTCCTTAAAACAGAACTACCTTGGAAAAGAAGTTGAGGTGGAAATGATTTATTTGTACTTTTTCTACCCTTGCCCTGAAAAGCCAGCAGAATTGGTAGTTCGCAATAGCGTCTTTTTTGATAGCTTTGATGATCAGAGCAATATTGTGAATGTTCGAATTGGAGATGAACTTCGATCGGCCTACCTCACTTCTGCGGAATCTGAAAAGAAATTAGTCTTTTAG
- a CDS encoding histone deacetylase family protein, which yields MLKIAFDPIYHHPLPEGHRFPMAKYSLLPEQLLYEGTCTEDNFFRPELLKEEQILRTHCPEYWQKLKDLKLSRAEERRTGFPLSAQLVERERRIAQGTIDCCFHALEYGVSLNIAGGTHHAYTNRGEGFCLLNDIGVAAHYLLDHNLAQQILVVDLDVHQGNGTAEIMAGENRVFTFSMHGEKNYPLHKEKSDLDIALADDTNDLEYLSRLREELPRLLDRLNADFIFYQSGVDVLATDKLGRLGMSIAGCKERDRFVFEEAQKRQIPVVCSMGGGYSERLADIVEAHANTYRLAQTMYF from the coding sequence ATGCTGAAGATCGCCTTCGATCCTATTTACCATCATCCTTTGCCCGAGGGACATCGTTTCCCGATGGCAAAGTACAGTCTGTTGCCGGAGCAATTACTCTATGAAGGTACTTGTACGGAAGACAATTTCTTTCGACCTGAGCTCCTTAAGGAGGAACAGATTTTACGTACCCATTGCCCGGAATACTGGCAAAAACTTAAGGACTTAAAATTAAGTCGCGCCGAAGAACGTCGCACCGGCTTTCCACTATCTGCTCAATTGGTAGAAAGGGAAAGGCGCATTGCTCAAGGTACCATTGACTGCTGTTTTCATGCACTGGAATATGGTGTTTCCCTCAATATCGCCGGAGGCACCCATCATGCCTATACCAATCGTGGTGAAGGATTTTGCCTGCTAAATGACATTGGCGTTGCGGCGCATTATCTACTGGATCATAATCTTGCTCAACAAATACTGGTTGTAGATCTGGATGTACATCAGGGAAATGGAACGGCCGAAATAATGGCTGGCGAAAATCGGGTATTCACCTTTTCGATGCATGGCGAAAAAAACTACCCTCTACATAAGGAAAAGAGTGATCTGGATATTGCCCTGGCAGATGACACCAATGATCTGGAATATCTAAGTCGACTTAGAGAAGAACTTCCAAGACTCTTGGATCGCCTAAATGCCGATTTCATTTTCTACCAATCGGGAGTGGATGTTTTGGCCACGGATAAATTAGGACGCCTGGGCATGAGCATAGCAGGTTGTAAAGAGAGGGACCGCTTTGTTTTTGAAGAAGCTCAAAAGAGGCAGATTCCAGTAGTTTGCAGTATGGGTGGGGGCTATAGCGAACGACTGGCCGATATTGTGGAAGCCCATGCCAATACCTATCGCTTGGCGCAGACCATGTATTTCTAA
- a CDS encoding LysE family translocator yields MNWELYFTFLSAAIALTFMPGPDNIFVLTESLSRGSRRGISLSAGLASGVLVHTLLAASGLALLLLEFPQISVALRLAGTLYLVYLAYGAWREEPQAIHLEKSKGTSLIPGFWSSWAKGFLMNVLNPKVTLFFLALLPQFVDSDAPWPAFQQMSFMGLSFMLQAFLIFSLMAILAGQFKRYLAKAAFGHFMKWLQVVVLLLIALGLWFL; encoded by the coding sequence GTGAACTGGGAATTATATTTCACCTTTTTAAGTGCTGCCATAGCCCTCACTTTTATGCCGGGGCCAGATAATATTTTTGTCTTGACCGAAAGCCTGAGTCGGGGTTCTCGCAGGGGCATAAGTCTATCGGCCGGATTAGCCTCCGGGGTATTGGTACATACGCTACTGGCGGCGAGTGGCTTGGCTTTATTGCTTTTGGAGTTTCCACAGATTTCCGTGGCCTTACGATTGGCTGGAACCCTGTATTTAGTGTACTTGGCCTATGGTGCCTGGAGGGAAGAACCGCAAGCCATTCATCTGGAAAAGTCTAAAGGAACTTCGCTTATTCCCGGATTTTGGTCTTCTTGGGCCAAGGGCTTTTTAATGAATGTTCTCAACCCCAAGGTGACTTTATTCTTCCTGGCACTTTTACCTCAATTTGTGGATTCTGATGCTCCTTGGCCGGCTTTTCAGCAAATGAGTTTTATGGGCCTAAGCTTTATGCTGCAGGCTTTTTTAATCTTCAGCCTGATGGCCATTTTAGCGGGACAGTTTAAGCGCTATTTAGCCAAAGCGGCTTTCGGTCATTTTATGAAGTGGCTGCAAGTTGTGGTCCTTCTTCTTATCGCCTTAGGCCTTTGGTTTCTCTGA
- a CDS encoding thioredoxin family protein — translation MKKLFSTLFILSLALNSWAQNAEESPKINWLTIEELEEAQAKEPRKVFVDLYTSWCTWCHKMDKATFQHPGIVEYVNANYYAVKFNAESKDSIYFKGHTFKYVAQGRRGYNELAATLANGRLSYPTIVYLDEELNVIQPVPGYMDPKSFEQVITYLAGNHYKEQPFDQYKMNYELVYSLK, via the coding sequence ATGAAAAAGCTATTTAGTACTCTGTTCATCCTTAGTCTAGCCCTGAACAGCTGGGCCCAAAATGCTGAGGAATCGCCTAAAATTAATTGGCTCACCATAGAAGAGTTGGAGGAAGCCCAGGCAAAGGAACCGCGCAAAGTGTTTGTTGACCTATATACCAGTTGGTGTACTTGGTGCCATAAGATGGATAAGGCCACCTTTCAACACCCAGGCATTGTAGAGTATGTAAATGCAAATTACTATGCCGTGAAGTTCAATGCTGAAAGCAAGGACTCCATCTATTTTAAGGGGCATACTTTTAAATATGTGGCTCAAGGCCGTAGAGGCTATAATGAACTGGCCGCCACCTTGGCCAATGGTCGTCTTTCCTATCCCACGATCGTGTATTTGGATGAGGAACTCAATGTAATCCAACCGGTACCCGGATATATGGACCCGAAATCATTTGAGCAGGTTATCACCTATTTAGCTGGAAATCATTATAAAGAACAGCCTTTCGACCAGTACAAAATGAACTACGAATTGGTCTATTCTCTCAAATAG
- a CDS encoding HupE/UreJ family protein, with protein MQTFSTYLRLGYEHIMSIQAMDHILFVVVLMAVYQSRNWLRVVAAVTFFTIGHSLTLSLGALDVIKIDKGIIEFLIPLTILLTALYNLTKSGQNQNNKSKVWIAGVFGLIHGLGFSNYYDMLVMGDSNYWQALLPFNLGIELAQLLLVAITLLLMGVYSFMLNRKIRDWNLFVSGAGFGLALIMCLENWPF; from the coding sequence ATGCAAACATTTTCGACTTATCTGCGCCTGGGTTATGAGCATATCATGAGTATTCAGGCTATGGACCACATCTTGTTTGTAGTGGTGCTAATGGCAGTGTATCAAAGTCGAAATTGGTTACGAGTAGTAGCCGCTGTAACCTTCTTTACAATCGGGCATTCCCTGACCCTTAGCTTGGGGGCCTTGGATGTGATTAAGATTGATAAAGGAATCATCGAATTTCTGATTCCATTAACCATTCTGCTTACGGCCCTTTATAATTTAACCAAGTCCGGACAAAATCAGAATAATAAATCCAAAGTCTGGATTGCCGGGGTCTTTGGCTTAATTCACGGATTGGGCTTTTCCAATTACTACGATATGCTAGTAATGGGCGATAGCAATTACTGGCAAGCTCTATTACCCTTTAATCTGGGTATTGAATTGGCGCAGCTCTTATTAGTGGCTATTACACTTTTGCTAATGGGAGTTTATAGCTTTATGCTCAATCGGAAAATTCGCGATTGGAACCTTTTTGTGTCGGGTGCTGGCTTTGGTTTAGCCTTAATTATGTGCCTGGAAAACTGGCCTTTTTAA
- a CDS encoding O-methyltransferase, translated as MHFLDPKLEDYLSAHHDAEPELLAQLNRETHLKILQPRMLSGALQGRYLAMISKLARPKYILEIGTYTGYSALCLAEGLQEGGELHTLEINDELETMCKKYFTEAGKAEQIHLHIGDALDTLQNLKRDWDLIFIDADKPRYLDYYKLLIPSLKSGAFILADNVLWSGKVIEDLQPNDESTLALLEFNTFVQEDDRVENLLLPLRDGLMCIRVK; from the coding sequence ATGCATTTTCTCGATCCCAAACTAGAAGACTACCTCAGTGCGCATCACGATGCAGAGCCTGAGCTCTTAGCCCAATTAAATCGCGAAACCCATTTGAAAATCCTGCAGCCACGCATGCTTAGTGGGGCTTTGCAAGGACGGTATTTAGCGATGATATCGAAATTGGCCCGACCGAAATACATTTTGGAAATAGGTACTTATACGGGCTATTCAGCCTTATGCCTGGCCGAAGGTCTGCAGGAAGGAGGGGAGCTGCATACCCTTGAGATCAATGATGAACTGGAGACTATGTGTAAGAAGTATTTCACTGAGGCTGGCAAGGCCGAGCAAATTCACTTACATATTGGTGATGCTCTGGATACACTCCAAAACCTGAAACGAGATTGGGATTTGATCTTTATTGATGCGGATAAACCTCGCTATTTAGATTATTACAAGCTCCTAATTCCGAGCTTGAAGTCCGGGGCCTTTATCCTGGCAGACAATGTGTTGTGGAGTGGGAAGGTGATTGAGGATTTACAGCCCAATGATGAAAGTACCCTCGCCTTATTGGAATTCAATACCTTCGTGCAAGAGGATGATCGGGTAGAAAATCTGCTTTTACCCCTGCGCGATGGACTCATGTGTATTCGTGTAAAATGA
- a CDS encoding sialidase family protein: MKKVILSSLIGLCGLSLSAQNVLIGEGSLLRGRGYCEPSISINPRNPDNIVAGAVLDAVFYSTDGGETWTGDTMVSSFGVWGDPVLITDTAGHHYYLHLSDPTGENWSSEEILDRIVIQKSTDGGQTWSNGSFTGMAHPKDQDKHWAVVDTNTNAIYITWTQFDNYGSEDPKDESNILFSKSLDGGETWSEAIQVNTIPGNCLDNDSTTEGAVPAVGPDGTIYVTWGNRGNLYFSKSSDAGESWTEDRVIAQQSGGWDIDVPGVQRANGMPVTICDTTGSLYVNWVDDREGNYDVWVMRSDDRGDTWTDAIRVNDDTGSADQFFTWMCVDPVSNILYAVFYDRRDLEGNHTHVYLARSTDQGETWINLQISEDSFRTNPLAFFGDYNHISAYGGRVRPIWTRIEGLKMGVWTTLWEESKYQAEKD; encoded by the coding sequence ATGAAGAAAGTAATTCTTAGTTCATTGATAGGTCTTTGTGGCTTATCCCTCTCAGCTCAAAATGTCTTAATCGGCGAAGGAAGCTTGCTTCGAGGTCGGGGTTATTGTGAGCCTAGTATTTCCATTAATCCTCGAAACCCAGATAATATTGTCGCCGGAGCAGTGCTTGATGCGGTATTTTACAGTACCGATGGTGGTGAAACTTGGACTGGAGATACCATGGTTTCTTCCTTTGGCGTATGGGGGGATCCGGTTTTAATTACGGATACGGCTGGTCATCATTATTATTTGCATTTGTCGGATCCTACCGGTGAGAACTGGTCTAGCGAAGAGATTCTGGATCGGATAGTTATTCAGAAAAGTACTGATGGTGGTCAAACCTGGTCTAATGGAAGCTTTACCGGAATGGCGCATCCCAAAGATCAGGATAAGCATTGGGCGGTAGTTGATACTAATACAAATGCGATATACATTACCTGGACTCAGTTTGATAATTATGGCAGCGAAGATCCCAAGGATGAGAGCAATATTTTATTCTCCAAATCTTTGGATGGCGGAGAAACCTGGTCAGAAGCAATTCAAGTAAATACCATTCCCGGGAACTGTTTGGATAATGACAGTACCACCGAAGGAGCCGTGCCCGCCGTTGGGCCAGATGGTACCATCTATGTAACCTGGGGTAATCGTGGGAATTTATATTTCTCCAAGAGCAGCGATGCGGGAGAAAGCTGGACCGAGGATCGGGTAATTGCTCAGCAATCCGGAGGTTGGGATATTGATGTGCCAGGCGTGCAAAGGGCCAATGGAATGCCGGTTACTATTTGCGATACCACTGGAAGCCTATATGTAAACTGGGTGGATGATCGCGAAGGCAATTACGATGTTTGGGTAATGCGCTCCGACGATCGTGGCGATACTTGGACGGATGCTATTCGGGTAAATGATGATACCGGATCAGCAGATCAATTTTTCACCTGGATGTGCGTAGATCCTGTAAGCAATATTCTGTATGCTGTTTTTTATGATCGTCGTGATTTGGAAGGCAATCATACCCACGTGTATTTAGCCCGCAGCACCGATCAAGGTGAGACCTGGATCAATCTGCAAATCAGTGAAGATTCCTTCCGCACTAATCCTTTGGCCTTCTTCGGAGATTACAATCATATTTCTGCCTATGGGGGTAGAGTTCGCCCGATTTGGACTCGGATCGAGGGTCTGAAAATGGGCGTGTGGACTACACTTTGGGAGGAGTCTAAGTATCAGGCGGAAAAGGATTAA